One window of Rhodopirellula bahusiensis genomic DNA carries:
- a CDS encoding anti-sigma factor family protein: protein MNDPNRSLDNQSKTTSGPTPNDTGQTSGDKTVSMAIPTQDQTRIDQGFEPDDMTLREMPVDRDDEQLVAYLDGELSGKERTELEDRLINEESLRLRLQGLQRGWDMLDVLPTPVADEHSVQTTLEMVVRDLTRASMGTEAASSINGNVSSDTLPQQRRRKWTRRLLVFGVLALIVSSLVTWRWQAMSHQNQVADLPIAIDHQAYASTDDLELVRDLAKSRLWLTLSSRSATEDLEKLVDQYGGTNELLEGIKELDEEQRATAYRRWDTFNNLSPQARATTRQRANRVAEAEDSAELLTTMRAYSRWKEQLSRDTLASIENQTGEPRLLAIEEGVHETMSVIGRVTAKGLSDETVERIAFTMRQIVQRRVEDREPAATRMMEGFHRWNGRNADESIGYHYIAHSIVGDSGRRHNSRDKKRGPESPPLSLSELHQIEIMLPQDDLELLRTVSTNAWFRSMVIRDWAEEALRRRGRPDSELKTLQQAYQETSADQREELDLLPPEEVRDRLLRQ, encoded by the coding sequence ATGAACGACCCGAATCGCTCGCTCGACAACCAAAGCAAAACGACATCCGGCCCCACACCCAACGACACCGGTCAAACATCCGGTGACAAGACCGTCTCGATGGCAATCCCAACCCAAGACCAAACGCGAATCGACCAGGGCTTTGAGCCGGACGATATGACGCTGCGCGAGATGCCGGTCGACCGCGATGATGAGCAGTTGGTTGCCTACTTGGATGGAGAACTGTCGGGCAAGGAACGGACGGAACTCGAAGACCGTTTGATCAACGAGGAATCCCTGCGTCTGCGTCTACAAGGGCTGCAGCGAGGGTGGGACATGCTGGACGTCCTTCCAACTCCGGTTGCGGATGAACATTCCGTTCAAACGACGTTGGAAATGGTGGTTCGCGATCTCACTCGAGCCTCCATGGGCACCGAAGCGGCAAGTTCAATCAATGGGAACGTCAGTTCGGACACCCTGCCCCAACAACGCCGGCGCAAGTGGACGCGGCGGCTTCTGGTCTTTGGCGTGCTGGCACTGATTGTTTCATCGCTGGTGACTTGGCGATGGCAAGCGATGTCTCATCAAAACCAAGTTGCCGATTTGCCGATCGCGATCGATCACCAAGCCTACGCCAGCACCGATGACTTGGAGCTTGTACGCGATCTCGCGAAGTCACGGTTGTGGTTGACGCTCTCCAGTCGTTCGGCGACCGAAGACTTGGAAAAGTTGGTTGACCAGTATGGCGGCACGAATGAGTTGCTCGAAGGCATCAAAGAATTGGATGAAGAGCAACGTGCCACCGCGTACCGACGCTGGGACACGTTCAACAATCTCTCACCCCAGGCACGCGCGACGACGCGTCAACGCGCCAATCGAGTCGCCGAGGCCGAGGATTCAGCTGAATTACTGACGACGATGCGGGCATACTCGCGGTGGAAAGAACAGCTCAGTCGCGACACGTTGGCGTCGATCGAAAATCAAACCGGCGAACCACGATTGCTTGCGATCGAAGAAGGTGTTCATGAAACAATGAGCGTCATCGGACGCGTGACGGCCAAGGGGTTGAGCGACGAAACGGTCGAACGGATCGCGTTTACGATGCGGCAAATTGTTCAACGTCGTGTCGAGGACCGTGAACCCGCGGCAACGCGGATGATGGAAGGGTTTCACCGTTGGAACGGCCGCAATGCAGACGAATCAATCGGGTATCACTACATTGCTCATTCGATCGTTGGTGACTCTGGACGACGTCACAATTCGAGAGACAAGAAACGAGGTCCTGAGTCGCCGCCGTTGTCATTGAGTGAGCTGCATCAGATTGAAATCATGTTGCCGCAAGATGACTTGGAATTGCTGCGAACCGTTTCCACCAACGCTTGGTTCCGATCGATGGTCATTCGCGACTGGGCCGAAGAAGCCTTGCGTCGTCGCGGTCGCCCTGATTCCGAGCTGAAGACGTTGCAGCAGGCCTACCAAGAAACCTCCGCCGACCAGCGAGAAGAGTTGGATCTATTGCCACCCGAAGAAGTCCGCGACCGACTGCTTCGCCAATAG
- a CDS encoding restriction endonuclease subunit S, producing MSAAPVGKKSAVAAGKGKESASASSQVEPPPWESPQWQEAVSQNPGLSPFFDNLESFVELPEGVEKLRELMLDLAVRGKLISQDPNDEAASFALERIAEEVAVLVKAKEIPKPKPLPPIKEDEESVPLGWATVRAGQLLTFVTSGSRGWAKYYSDDGPIFLRIGNLDYATTKLDLSSLQRVTPPDTTETKRTAVRANDILISVTGDTGMVGLIPQGFEAAHINQHIALTRPSKHVDPEYLATFFTSRSALSQLHGAQRGIKNSLGLEDVRRLQLMLPPLAEQRRIVSKVEGLMSLCDTLESQRRSRESVRERASRSVLASLTSASAPLPAGTSRETSTGETLKSSWQRLSDHFEVLLDQPSGPAHLRQSILQLAVQGKLVPQDPNDEPATVDSLGNLLRENSLNGYSKKPSDTPEGTQVLRISAGTSRGDFYVEETDHKWSVLTDAEREKFNLQKDDLLACRFNGNLHYVGKFSLYRNELGTEQIYPDKLIRFRVDLERLVPRYAAYALNAQQSREKIESFCATTAGNIGISATNLKTIEMLVPPLAEQKRIVSKVSVLLSQLDELSARLRSRQSNTDALLTALIHQILEGTE from the coding sequence ATGAGTGCCGCCCCAGTAGGAAAAAAATCCGCCGTCGCCGCAGGCAAGGGAAAAGAATCCGCCTCCGCATCGTCGCAAGTGGAGCCTCCACCGTGGGAGTCGCCGCAGTGGCAGGAAGCGGTTAGCCAGAATCCCGGCTTATCGCCCTTCTTCGACAACCTTGAGTCGTTTGTGGAGTTGCCGGAGGGAGTCGAAAAGCTGCGCGAATTGATGCTTGATCTGGCCGTTCGGGGAAAGCTCATTAGTCAAGACCCGAATGATGAGGCCGCAAGCTTTGCACTTGAGCGAATCGCCGAAGAAGTTGCAGTGTTAGTCAAAGCCAAAGAGATTCCAAAGCCCAAACCGCTCCCGCCAATCAAGGAAGATGAGGAATCGGTTCCGCTTGGTTGGGCAACTGTTCGTGCGGGGCAGTTGCTGACTTTCGTTACAAGTGGCTCACGCGGCTGGGCGAAGTATTACTCCGACGATGGCCCGATCTTCTTGCGAATTGGCAACTTGGACTATGCCACAACGAAACTCGACCTTAGTAGTCTCCAGCGCGTTACGCCCCCTGACACAACAGAAACAAAACGAACAGCAGTGCGGGCGAACGACATCCTGATTTCTGTAACGGGCGACACCGGAATGGTCGGTTTGATACCGCAGGGGTTCGAGGCGGCTCACATCAATCAACACATCGCTTTAACGCGGCCTTCCAAGCATGTCGATCCCGAATACCTCGCGACGTTCTTTACGTCCCGCTCAGCTCTGTCGCAACTTCACGGCGCTCAGCGAGGAATCAAGAACAGTCTTGGACTAGAGGATGTCCGCCGCCTCCAACTGATGCTTCCTCCCTTAGCCGAACAGCGTCGGATCGTGTCGAAGGTGGAGGGTCTGATGTCGTTGTGCGATACGTTGGAATCGCAGCGGCGGTCGCGAGAGAGTGTGCGAGAGCGAGCCAGCCGCAGCGTGCTTGCGAGCCTGACCTCGGCATCCGCGCCTTTGCCAGCGGGCACATCACGGGAAACATCGACAGGGGAAACGCTCAAAAGTAGCTGGCAGCGTCTGAGCGATCACTTCGAGGTCCTGCTCGACCAGCCCTCTGGCCCCGCCCACCTCCGCCAGTCCATCCTCCAGCTCGCCGTCCAAGGCAAACTCGTCCCCCAAGACCCAAACGACGAACCGGCGACGGTTGATTCACTCGGCAATTTGCTTCGAGAAAACTCGTTGAACGGCTACTCGAAGAAGCCATCGGACACGCCCGAAGGAACTCAGGTCCTACGAATCAGCGCCGGCACATCACGGGGCGACTTCTATGTCGAAGAAACCGACCACAAATGGTCGGTTTTGACCGACGCCGAACGAGAGAAGTTCAACCTTCAGAAAGACGATCTCTTGGCGTGCCGATTCAACGGCAACCTTCACTACGTCGGAAAGTTCTCGCTGTACCGCAATGAATTGGGAACGGAACAGATTTACCCCGACAAGCTCATTCGTTTTCGAGTTGACCTCGAAAGGCTCGTGCCTCGATACGCCGCGTACGCATTGAATGCTCAACAATCTCGCGAAAAGATAGAGTCGTTCTGTGCAACCACGGCTGGAAACATCGGCATCAGCGCAACGAATTTGAAAACAATAGAGATGCTCGTCCCGCCTCTCGCCGAACAAAAGCGGATCGTGTCGAAGGTGTCGGTCCTTTTGTCGCAGCTCGACGAGTTGTCCGCGCGATTGCGTTCCCGCCAGTCCAACACCGACGCCCTCCTCACCGCCCTCATCCATCAAATCCTGGAGGGCACGGAATGA
- a CDS encoding BBP7 family outer membrane beta-barrel protein: protein MNDNTNRHRFGPAGLLLCACVVMSCAVMPSIGLAQEANEKSKSSFFPFPIRFGMKSDAEIKGRTDASESKTATSTAKQTASASGTSPRRIPVERNLGKPKHAAFDDSNEDSGENLSVVQVQHIDVGSMRSSRSKLPADGRVVVPGTDGLPHFETPGEVTSVEILDADGNPISSELEEGEYYYGSQPAPVRVGQPLPGTLTVPARTAQAPMNNFVPHSVDGEMIDGVVVDGEWIGENGNYVGDMGETYIEGESVLMEGGSHGHSTACDECGGGCVGVCDQRIDARIRVLAHALSDPLHDLWIRADYMQLWVDGQHAPSLVTTGGAGTARDDAGEIGQVGTETLYGGMLGDDSRAAGRFEIGRYLGDTGLAISGSILFSEDISSRFSADGSQYSILARPYVDVTPGGINNGEAADLIQFNNDLRGNLSVDSSTEFGGADVLMRALLINQRGRQMESFVGYRFLQLDDRLTIQDERRALVDGGGMQAGSLLEQTDDFSVENRFHGATMGIRSTTSGPVWSFNTAVQLGIGVTHSSVAASGASVSTEPQAGGGVITSRSNTGLLVRSTNSGVREFDELAVAPEIQLSVTRHFWNDWDVTIGYQFLYLSRVMRAAEQIDPLLNLSDLSIGGFEGSRRPDPAGTYNDLLAHGITFGVFHPF from the coding sequence ATGAACGACAACACGAATCGACACCGCTTTGGACCTGCAGGCCTGTTGCTTTGCGCATGCGTGGTCATGTCCTGCGCGGTAATGCCAAGTATTGGTTTGGCACAGGAAGCCAATGAGAAATCGAAGTCCAGCTTCTTCCCGTTCCCGATTCGGTTCGGCATGAAATCCGATGCGGAGATCAAAGGCAGGACCGATGCGTCTGAATCCAAGACCGCAACATCTACCGCCAAACAGACGGCATCAGCTTCGGGCACATCCCCGCGACGGATTCCGGTGGAACGTAACCTTGGTAAACCAAAACACGCCGCGTTCGATGATTCCAACGAAGACAGCGGTGAAAATTTGTCGGTGGTCCAGGTTCAACACATCGATGTCGGTTCCATGCGATCTTCTCGCAGCAAATTGCCTGCGGACGGACGCGTTGTCGTTCCTGGCACGGATGGATTGCCGCATTTCGAAACGCCTGGCGAAGTGACCAGCGTCGAGATTTTGGATGCCGATGGAAATCCAATCAGCAGCGAGCTCGAAGAAGGCGAATACTACTACGGTTCCCAACCTGCCCCGGTCCGAGTCGGCCAGCCACTGCCGGGAACTCTGACGGTTCCTGCACGAACCGCGCAGGCTCCGATGAACAACTTTGTGCCGCACTCGGTGGACGGCGAAATGATCGACGGAGTTGTCGTCGACGGGGAATGGATCGGCGAAAATGGAAACTACGTCGGCGACATGGGCGAGACCTACATCGAAGGCGAAAGCGTTCTGATGGAAGGTGGCTCGCACGGCCATTCGACCGCCTGCGATGAATGCGGTGGCGGATGCGTTGGTGTCTGCGATCAACGAATTGACGCTCGCATTCGAGTGCTGGCCCATGCTTTGTCGGACCCGCTGCACGATCTTTGGATCCGTGCCGACTACATGCAACTTTGGGTCGATGGACAACACGCTCCATCGTTGGTCACCACCGGAGGCGCCGGAACCGCTCGCGATGACGCTGGCGAGATCGGGCAGGTCGGAACCGAGACGCTGTATGGCGGAATGTTGGGTGATGACAGTCGCGCGGCCGGACGATTCGAAATTGGTCGCTATCTCGGTGACACCGGTCTGGCGATATCCGGGTCGATTTTGTTTTCAGAAGATATCTCCAGCCGTTTCTCGGCCGACGGTTCGCAGTACTCCATCTTGGCTCGTCCCTACGTCGACGTGACTCCGGGCGGGATCAATAACGGCGAGGCCGCGGATCTGATTCAATTCAACAATGATCTTCGAGGCAACCTCTCCGTTGACTCTTCGACTGAATTCGGCGGCGCGGACGTCTTGATGCGAGCATTGTTGATCAACCAACGTGGTCGGCAAATGGAATCGTTCGTTGGCTATCGCTTTTTGCAACTGGACGACCGGCTGACCATTCAGGATGAACGGCGGGCGCTCGTCGACGGCGGCGGCATGCAAGCCGGTTCGTTGTTGGAGCAGACCGATGACTTCTCGGTGGAAAATCGTTTTCACGGTGCAACCATGGGGATCCGCTCAACCACCTCCGGCCCCGTCTGGTCATTCAACACGGCCGTTCAGTTGGGAATTGGCGTGACGCACAGCAGCGTGGCGGCATCGGGAGCGTCGGTCAGTACCGAACCGCAAGCGGGCGGCGGCGTGATCACCAGTCGTTCCAACACCGGGTTGCTGGTTCGTTCGACCAATTCAGGGGTGCGAGAATTTGACGAGTTGGCGGTGGCTCCCGAGATCCAATTGTCTGTCACACGGCATTTCTGGAATGACTGGGACGTCACGATCGGATACCAATTCCTTTATCTCAGCCGAGTGATGCGGGCGGCGGAACAGATTGATCCGTTGTTGAATCTCAGCGATTTGTCGATTGGCGGATTCGAAGGAAGCCGCCGTCCTGATCCCGCGGGAACGTACAACGATTTGTTGGCACATGGGATCACGTTTGGGGTCTTCCACCCCTTCTGA
- a CDS encoding RNA polymerase sigma factor, with protein sequence MRYTQSDPDVRLMLRVKEDDAGAFEELVRRYQARLVRLMQHLAPRGDLAEDLAQETFLRVYRARQSYTPGAKFSTWLFTIAGNVARNSKRTAARRHETSEVDSPRGADDSGDAPFLAVTAVDSSGLMPTRQVEGDERASIVRSAVASLNERQRMALILSRFENMSYVEIAETMSLSTKAVKSLLSRARVSLKEALTPYIESGQLGGTFDPAMSMPSMQIERSTSQTAGEMIEEEPS encoded by the coding sequence CTGCGTTACACGCAATCCGATCCCGACGTGCGGCTGATGCTGCGCGTGAAAGAGGATGATGCGGGCGCGTTCGAAGAGTTGGTTCGTCGTTACCAAGCAAGGTTGGTTCGGTTGATGCAACACCTGGCACCGCGAGGAGACCTGGCTGAGGACTTGGCCCAAGAGACTTTTTTGCGTGTCTACCGCGCTCGTCAAAGCTACACACCCGGCGCCAAGTTCTCGACTTGGTTGTTCACGATCGCGGGCAATGTCGCTCGCAATTCAAAACGCACGGCGGCGCGACGACATGAAACCAGCGAAGTCGACTCGCCGCGCGGCGCGGATGATTCCGGCGATGCCCCGTTCTTGGCGGTGACCGCAGTGGACAGCAGCGGTTTGATGCCGACTCGCCAAGTCGAAGGAGATGAAAGAGCGTCGATCGTTCGTTCGGCCGTGGCGTCGTTGAATGAACGTCAACGGATGGCGTTGATTCTGTCTCGGTTTGAAAACATGAGTTACGTCGAAATTGCCGAAACGATGAGCCTGAGCACCAAGGCGGTGAAGTCGCTGCTCAGCCGGGCCCGCGTGAGTTTGAAAGAGGCCCTAACGCCCTACATCGAATCGGGACAACTGGGTGGGACGTTCGATCCGGCCATGTCGATGCCGTCCATGCAAATCGAGAGAAGCACCAGCCAAACTGCCGGCGAAATGATCGAGGAGGAGCCATCATGA
- a CDS encoding type I restriction-modification system subunit M, whose translation MSISTTIKSIQDIMRKDAGTYGDAQRIEQIAWMFFLKILDDRETEEELLEDDFKSPIPNKYRWRNWATDDEGMTGETLLDFVDNGLLPALKALTVSAANPRAAVIRSAFDDANQYMKNGTLMRQVINKINEIDFNNSKDRHLFGDVYEQILKDLQSAGNAGEFYTPRAVTQFMVQQTAPQLGERILDPACGTGGFLTAVIDYIREETGQVKKPAHEETLQASIHGVEKKHLPHILCTTNLLLHGIDVPSQIRHDNTLSRPLRDYGPKDRVDVIVTNPPFGGMEEDGIELNFPKAFQTRETADLFLVLIMHLLKDGGRGAIVLPDGTLFGEGVKTRIKERLLDECNLHTIVRLPNGVFNPYTGIKTNLLFFTKGTPTKDIWFYEHPYPPGAKSYNKTKPIRIEEFDAEKKWWGKPDTRGGFKGRKASELAWKVSAAEIKENGYNLDIKNPHSADTGPGDPDELLAELASIRTASRQTLDQLKSELAAALSSSGGESA comes from the coding sequence ATGTCCATTTCTACCACGATCAAATCCATCCAAGACATCATGCGCAAGGACGCGGGCACCTACGGGGACGCCCAGCGGATCGAGCAGATCGCGTGGATGTTCTTCCTGAAAATCCTCGATGATCGCGAGACCGAAGAGGAACTGCTTGAAGACGACTTCAAATCGCCGATCCCCAACAAGTATCGATGGCGGAACTGGGCAACCGACGATGAAGGCATGACGGGAGAAACATTGCTCGATTTCGTTGACAACGGGCTGCTTCCCGCACTGAAAGCCTTGACCGTCTCAGCAGCCAATCCACGGGCCGCTGTGATCCGATCCGCCTTCGACGACGCCAACCAATACATGAAGAACGGCACGTTGATGCGGCAGGTCATCAACAAGATCAACGAGATTGACTTCAACAACAGCAAAGATCGGCACCTATTTGGCGATGTCTACGAGCAAATCCTCAAAGACCTCCAGTCAGCAGGCAATGCGGGCGAATTCTACACCCCGCGAGCCGTTACCCAGTTCATGGTCCAGCAAACCGCCCCGCAGCTAGGCGAGCGAATTCTCGACCCCGCCTGCGGCACCGGCGGCTTCCTGACCGCCGTCATCGACTACATCCGTGAAGAAACCGGCCAAGTCAAAAAGCCCGCCCACGAAGAGACCCTGCAAGCCAGCATCCACGGCGTCGAGAAAAAGCACCTGCCGCACATCCTTTGCACCACCAACCTGCTCCTACACGGCATCGACGTCCCCTCGCAAATCCGCCACGACAACACGCTCAGCCGACCGCTGCGAGACTACGGCCCGAAAGATCGAGTCGACGTAATCGTCACCAATCCGCCGTTCGGCGGCATGGAAGAGGACGGCATCGAGCTGAACTTTCCCAAAGCGTTTCAAACCCGCGAAACCGCCGACCTGTTCCTCGTCCTCATCATGCACCTGCTCAAGGACGGCGGGCGCGGAGCCATCGTCCTCCCCGACGGCACGCTGTTTGGCGAAGGCGTGAAAACGCGGATCAAGGAGCGGCTGCTCGACGAGTGCAACCTGCACACCATCGTCCGCCTGCCCAACGGAGTCTTCAATCCCTACACCGGCATCAAGACCAACCTGCTGTTCTTCACCAAAGGCACGCCCACAAAAGACATCTGGTTCTACGAGCATCCGTACCCGCCCGGCGCAAAGAGCTACAACAAAACCAAGCCCATCCGCATCGAAGAGTTTGACGCGGAGAAGAAGTGGTGGGGCAAGCCGGACACGCGGGGCGGATTCAAAGGCCGCAAAGCGAGCGAGCTGGCATGGAAAGTCTCCGCCGCCGAGATCAAAGAGAACGGCTACAACCTCGACATCAAGAACCCGCACAGCGCCGACACCGGCCCCGGAGATCCCGACGAGCTGCTGGCCGAACTCGCTTCGATCCGCACCGCCAGCCGCCAGACGCTCGACCAGCTCAAGAGTGAACTCGCCGCCGCGCTCAGTTCCAGTGGAGGTGAATCGGCATGA
- a CDS encoding HNH endonuclease, translated as MTTVPQARRAIKSSLKRILDPKPTDAEIDRLWGYFNSACAYCGIKIDRKSRTGHNDHLVAESEGGVNGLSNLILSCNICNGDEKLASDWSEFLEQKCGGKTQLFDERRQKILNWIELSGGRTRITPQDQALVDEAFNQINAVLTARVEELRSHRDA; from the coding sequence ATGACGACCGTACCACAAGCCCGCAGGGCAATCAAAAGTTCCCTAAAGAGGATTCTAGACCCAAAGCCGACGGACGCTGAAATTGACCGGCTTTGGGGATACTTCAATTCTGCATGTGCCTATTGTGGCATAAAGATCGACAGGAAATCACGCACTGGCCATAACGATCATCTGGTCGCAGAGTCTGAAGGAGGAGTCAACGGCCTAAGCAACCTAATCCTCTCATGCAACATCTGTAACGGCGACGAAAAGCTCGCATCGGATTGGTCGGAATTTCTCGAACAGAAATGCGGAGGAAAGACTCAACTGTTCGATGAACGTCGGCAGAAAATCCTCAACTGGATCGAATTAAGTGGAGGGCGAACGCGGATCACACCGCAAGATCAAGCGCTAGTCGATGAGGCTTTCAATCAAATCAACGCAGTATTGACTGCGCGTGTTGAAGAACTGAGGAGCCACCGCGATGCCTAA